Within the Stenotrophomonas sp. 610A2 genome, the region TGGCCGTCGGCATGCCAGGCCACCACGTCCGGGATCACGCTCAGTTCCTGCTGCGGCAGCAGGGTCTCGCCCGGGCGAGGCTGCAAGGACAGGACCAGACGGAAGGCTTCCTGCACATCCTCTATTTCGGCATCCAGAGCGCGCGCCAGGGCGGGGTAATCGTGATTGGCCAGCAACTGCATGTCGGCGTCGAGCAGGCGGCGGGCGAGGTTGCGGGCCGGCACCAGACCGGGCAGGGCAGTAAGCTGGGCCAGCAGGCATTCGCGCAGGTCGACGGCGGCCATGCCGGCCGGCTCGCCATGCAGCAGGCGCTGGCGCAGGGCTTCGATATCGGTGCTGGTACGGTCCAGGCGGGCGCTGGCCAGCTGGGTCAGCTGTGCAAGCGGTGCCTGCAGGTAGCCAGCCTCGTCGCAATGGTCCAGCCAGAAGCTGATCACTTCCAGGTCGGCATCGTTCAACTCGTAGGCGAGCGCATTGAGGATGCGCAGCTGCGGATCAGTGGACTCGCCGGCCGCGACGCGCGCCATGCGGTCTTCGTCATCGGCGTTCCAGCTGGCGCCCGGTACATCCCACAGGTTGCTCTCGGGGAGTTCGTCAAAGGCGGCGGTGTCGGTCTGGGCGCTGTCGGCAGCTGTCGAAACCGGGGCGTCCTCGGCCTGCTCCTGCAGCTCCAGCAGCGGGTTGCTCTCCAGTGCCTGGCGGACTTCCAGCTCCAACTGCATGCCATTGAGCTGCAGCAAGCGGATCGATTGCAGCAAGGCAGGCGTGAGGTGAAGTTGCTGGCCCAGTTGGGCGGACAGTGCGGCTTTCATGCGTTTCCCCGTGCGGCCAGTCGATGGCTGCGTTGTGGAACGCATCTTGCGTGGTTCATGTCGGGGCGGTAATAGGTGTTGACCTGATGCCTGTCAAAAACAACCTTACGGCGTGTAGGTGAAACCCCTACATTGCGTCGATTTATTGGCGCGCAAAATGTAGGAATTCATCGCAAGTTGTTGATTTAAATGCACAGCCCCGTTTTGGCGTCGGATTTCCGATTTCGTGACGCAGAACGTCTTTTACCGGGGCGTCGGTGTCAGGTGAGGTCATTTTCATGACGCAGGGCCAGCAGAAGCAGGTCATTGGCGCGCCGGCAACCGAGCGACTCCATCATCCTCGCCCGATGGGTTTCCACGGTTTTGATACTGATGCCCAGGTCGGCGGCTATCTCCTTGGTGGTCTGGCCGCTGCCAAGACGCCGCAGGATCTGCTTCTGCCTGGGGGATAGGGCGCCAATGCCAGTCGTCCGCTCTTTGCCCATCAGCGGCGCAAGCATCTTTGCCGAGATATGCGGACTCAGGAAAACCTGGCCTGCGTGGGCTGCACGCAGTGCCAGTTCCAGCTCGGCGGGCGCTGCGTCCTTGACCAGGAAGCCCACTGCACCTCGATCAAGTGCATCACGGACGTGTGCGACGTCATCGTGCATGGACATCATTACCGCACGCGCATGCGGTAGCCGCTGGCGGATATCGGTCAGCGCCTCCAGCCCGGAACGGCCTGGCAGGGACAGATCCAGCAGGATCAGGTCCGGCACATGGAAAAGGGCCATCTCCAATGCCTGGTCGGCATTGCTGGCTTCGGCCACCACCTGGATCCCGTCAAATGTCTGTAGCAGCCGGGTGAGCCCGGCGCGCACCAGAGTATGGTCGTCGACAATAAGAACGCGCACAGTGGACCGGGTCATATCAGAATGCTGCACCTTAGCGGAGCAGGGGCGCAGGCGCCAGCGCAGCAGTTGGGA harbors:
- the rpoN gene encoding RNA polymerase factor sigma-54 → MKAALSAQLGQQLHLTPALLQSIRLLQLNGMQLELEVRQALESNPLLELQEQAEDAPVSTAADSAQTDTAAFDELPESNLWDVPGASWNADDEDRMARVAAGESTDPQLRILNALAYELNDADLEVISFWLDHCDEAGYLQAPLAQLTQLASARLDRTSTDIEALRQRLLHGEPAGMAAVDLRECLLAQLTALPGLVPARNLARRLLDADMQLLANHDYPALARALDAEIEDVQEAFRLVLSLQPRPGETLLPQQELSVIPDVVAWHADGQWRVALNPATTPRLAINSSYERVVADSSGESAQPLREMLQEARWLTRGLSMRYDTLLRTARVIIERQAAFLVNGDESMAPLTLKEVADLIGMHESTVSRITSGKYLQTPRGTFELKHFFAVRLEGASVSGQAVKAMVKRLIDAEPAARPLADEAIAGLLSRQGVNIARRTVAKYREQLDIAPARERRRQSSKPQLARVG
- a CDS encoding response regulator, which produces MRVLIVDDHTLVRAGLTRLLQTFDGIQVVAEASNADQALEMALFHVPDLILLDLSLPGRSGLEALTDIRQRLPHARAVMMSMHDDVAHVRDALDRGAVGFLVKDAAPAELELALRAAHAGQVFLSPHISAKMLAPLMGKERTTGIGALSPRQKQILRRLGSGQTTKEIAADLGISIKTVETHRARMMESLGCRRANDLLLLALRHENDLT